One region of Rana temporaria chromosome 9, aRanTem1.1, whole genome shotgun sequence genomic DNA includes:
- the LOC120913749 gene encoding uncharacterized protein LOC120913749 — protein sequence MDKFQLIKDTHLFARRLLFKVLYDKPKQSDGIDFLLMDYTDRELQAMDDLMCLWEEGQTGDDATPRSVGLVVSGVTFPPPASYKPKSRSFPSLQMNPNLWAFVQQVTNEIQLMDLNRRVDKNLSPALLKAVSDLQNHPGLIIKPADKGGNVVVMDVGAYESMCLDILGNKDWYRPISKTLIENFNKEYYELIFEAYQKGTIDLNTWNFLNVRESKIPTFYALPKVHKSLEHPPGRPIVSGCNGLTEKASTLVDRYLLPHVTSLPSYVKDTIHLLQTLDGKSIPPGSWLVALDVESLYNCIPHSKGLEIISIELQARGLNSDPYNAFVLKLLKFILTRNVFMFDSSHFLQIQGVAMGTKCAPSYANLYLGGWEKEIFSNICLSKLLSKAIKWYRYIDDILILWYGSREELTLLMQLLAINTFNLKFTMECSQTDVSFLDLRIHVDRMGRLHTSLYRKPSAGNTVLHATSAHPEPLLDSIPYSQFLRLKRNCTRDTDFHAAANDLYCRLLSRGYSRSLLKRSFNKVIRLDRSNLIYSNANKQPNKTDSIRIVTKFSQQHMQMRQIFKKFWPLLLADNTISKYIKPYPEITFKRTPSLRDRLVQSHHTRKECETSTIKGTFSCGNCDICRFIYTNDVTLLPNSRIHKLKFRVTCQSVGVVYLASCQCGCFYVGKTKRPFFKRIRDHVNPLFKRLMTTALNRHVGCLHDFDLNAVSFSALEHVPIHVRGGGIDQTLLQLETKWIHQLDATKFPGLNEYISFKPFL from the coding sequence ATGGACAAATTTCAGCTGATAAAAGACACACATTTATTTGCTCGACGCTTACTATTTAAGGTTCTTTATGATAAACCGAAACAATCAGACGGCATTGATTTTTTATTGATGGATTACACTGATCGGGAACTCCAGGCAATGGATGACCTGATGTGTCTATGGGAGGAGGGTCAGACTGGAGATGATGCCACACCAAGATCTGTTGGTCTGGTCGTCTCTGGTGTGACCTTCCCTCCCCCGGCTTCATACAAGCCCAAATCGAGATCTTTTCCATCTTTACAGATGAATCCCAACCTTTGGGCTTTTGTTCAACAAGTGACAAATGAAATTCAACTTATGGACTTGAACAGGAGGGTTGATAAAAACTTGTCCCCTGCTCTGTTGAAAGCTGTGTCTGACTTGCAAAACCATCCCGGATTGATCATAAAGCCAGCCGATAAAGGCGGAAACGTCGTTGTCATGGATGTCGGGGCATATGAGTCCATGTGCCTCGACATCCTTGGCAACAAAGACTGGTACAGACCGATCTCTAAGACTTTAATAGAAAACTTCAATAAGGAGTACTATGAACTGATTTTTGAAGCCTATCAAAAAGGCACGATCGATTTAAATACCTGGAATTTTTTGAACGTGAGGGAATCCAAAATCCCTACATTCTATGCACTACCAAAAGTTCATAAATCTTTAGAACATCCCCCAGGTCGACCGATCGTTTCGGGATGCAACGGTTTAACAGAAAAAGCCAGCACCTTGGTGGACAGATATTTGTTACCACATGTTACGTCTCTTCCCTCTTATGTAAAGGACACCATCCACCTGCTCCAAACTCTGGATGGTAAGTCCATTCCACCTGGATCTTGGCTGGTGGCCCTCGACGTGGAGAGTCTGTATAACTGTATACCACACTCCAAAGGCCTTGAAATTATATCCATAGAATTACAGGCACGTGGCCTAAACTCTGATCCCTACAATGCTTTTGTCCTGAAACTTTTGAAGTTTATCTTAACAAGAAATGTATTTATGTTCGactcctcccacttcctccagatacAGGGAGTGGCTATGGGGACCAAGTGTGCCCCCAGCTACGCTAACCTgtatctgggggggtgggagaaggagaTCTTTTCGAACATATGTCTGTCAAAACTGTTGTCTAAGGCCATTAAATGGtacagatatatagacgacatacTGATTTTGTGGTATGGCTCTAGGGAGGAACTCACACTCCTTATGCAATTATTGGCTATTAACACCTTCAACCTAAAGTTCACCATGGAATGTAGCCAAACTGATGTAAGTTTCCTGGATCTGCGTATCCATGTTGACCGTATGGGTCGCTTGCATACATCACTGTATCGCAAGCCGTCTGCGGGCAACACTGTTTTGCACGCGACCAGTGCCCACCCTGAACCACTCTTGGATAGCATTCCTTACAGCCAGTTCCTGAGGCTCAAAAGAAACTGCACCAGAGACACAGATTTCCACGCTGCAGCTAATGATCTATACTGTAGATTACTCTCCAGGGGCTACAGTCGATCCTTGCTCAAAAGATCATTCAACAAGGTGATCAGACTAGACCGATCTAATCTTATTTATTCAAATGCCAACAAACAACCTAATAAAACTGACTCTATCAGAATAGTGACCAAATTTTCGCAACAGCATATGCAAATGCGacagatttttaaaaaattttggccCCTACTTCTAGCCGACAATACgatatcaaaatatataaaaccataTCCTGAAATCACATTTAAACGGACTCCCTCACTGAGGGATCGCCTTGTCCAAAGTCACCACACCAGAAAGGAATGTGAGACATCTACTATTAAAGGTACTTTTTCTTGTGGTAACTGTGACATTTGTCGGTTTATATATACCAATGACGTCACTCTTTTACCCAACAGTCGCATTCACAAACTAAAGTTCCGTGTCACCTGTCAATCGGTGGGCGTCGTCTACTTGGCATCTTGCCAATGTGGATGTTTCTATGTTGGCAAGACCAAGAGACCGTTTTTTAAACGCATTAGAGACCATGTCAACCCTCTATTTAAGCGTCtaatgaccactgctttaaatagACATGTAGGTTGCCTACATGACTTTGATCTTAACGCTGTAAGTTTCTCAGCCCTGGAGCATGTTCCTATACATGTTCGAGGTGGAGGAATTGACCAGACCTTACTCCAACTTGAAACCAAATGGATACATCAGTTAGATGCCACTAAATTTCCGGGGTTGAACGAATATATCAGTTTCAAGCCCTTTCTGTGA